The proteins below are encoded in one region of Sphingobacterium sp. R2:
- a CDS encoding family 43 glycosylhydrolase, translated as MLNAMLFRYWIGGVVVLNLLSSCGSSPGSVKQSGQMTNATAQYKSYSNPVFEPILADPTVVRDPQSKMFYAYGTADNWGDGKGQRLVSILQSADLAHWTWIGTAFSSKPSWKAEGGIWAPDVVRLNGKYILYYAYSTWGDPNPGIGVALADRPEGPFIDQGKLFDSKEIDVPNSIDPYFFTENGQNYLFWGSFSDANTQGTYGVELDENGTAVPDLNKKFKVAAGDFEAVVIHKRKGYYYFIGSKGSCCEGEKSSYHVLVGRSRKLKGPYIDQEGRNLAQRGSGTLLLKGNDQFVGTGHTSRIITDDKGKDWILYHGMDPKRPRVATGGNRRMLFLDQIIWDKDWPKIEGATSSVAAQRPPTFNFK; from the coding sequence ATGTTGAATGCAATGTTGTTCAGATATTGGATCGGCGGAGTTGTCGTACTGAACTTGTTGAGCTCCTGCGGAAGCTCTCCAGGTTCAGTCAAGCAGTCTGGGCAAATGACAAATGCTACGGCTCAGTATAAGAGCTACAGCAATCCGGTTTTTGAGCCTATACTTGCTGATCCTACAGTCGTTAGAGATCCTCAGAGCAAAATGTTCTATGCATACGGGACAGCCGACAATTGGGGTGACGGAAAGGGACAGCGTTTGGTGTCTATTCTACAATCGGCTGATCTTGCTCATTGGACCTGGATTGGCACGGCCTTCAGCTCAAAACCGAGCTGGAAAGCCGAGGGGGGAATCTGGGCACCAGATGTGGTGAGGTTAAATGGAAAGTATATCTTATATTATGCTTATTCAACATGGGGAGACCCCAACCCCGGTATCGGTGTAGCCCTAGCAGATAGACCGGAAGGCCCCTTTATCGATCAAGGTAAACTTTTTGATAGCAAGGAGATCGATGTACCGAATTCAATAGACCCTTATTTTTTTACAGAAAATGGGCAGAATTATCTGTTCTGGGGTAGTTTTAGTGATGCGAATACGCAGGGTACATATGGTGTTGAACTCGATGAAAATGGGACCGCGGTACCCGATTTAAATAAAAAATTTAAAGTTGCTGCTGGGGATTTTGAAGCTGTCGTGATCCATAAACGTAAGGGATATTACTACTTTATCGGATCCAAAGGTTCCTGTTGCGAAGGAGAAAAAAGCAGTTATCATGTTCTTGTAGGGCGCTCCCGCAAGCTGAAGGGACCTTATATCGATCAAGAGGGCCGTAATCTTGCACAGCGGGGGAGTGGAACGTTGTTATTAAAGGGAAATGATCAATTTGTGGGGACAGGTCATACTTCGCGCATTATTACAGACGATAAGGGAAAAGATTGGATACTCTATCATGGCATGGACCCAAAGCGGCCTCGCGTGGCTACAGGGGGAAATCGCCGGATGCTATTTTTGGATCAGATTATCTGGGATAAGGACTGGCCCAAAATTGAAGGGGCAACCAGCAGTGTTGCAGCGCAACGTCCCCCAACGTTTAATTTTAAATAG